From Sediminispirochaeta bajacaliforniensis DSM 16054, a single genomic window includes:
- a CDS encoding ABC transporter substrate-binding protein: MKKREIVRLFVLCSFCVSTALLVGCNKKGEEATTQESGTITLSAYHYLDQTDKTTAPNFQALVEAFNKKYPNIKINFEFGYGEAYHTKLQTLAASGQLPDMMVVYPGKRTAYITSEGHVQDLRPRFSGHESEFASIALKSQGPNGEMWEIPEDISVTSIMYTNNKLLKELGLTFPKTLDELIAQGETIRQAGLIPISMANKDAWPMQSCLASMLAERTGGMEWFDKAVKGDGAGFDDDVFVRALEIINFLHEKEMFSPGINQLAYMQGLDDFVNERAVYFIDGGWMVNNMVGELSDEQKEYMSLESFPDIPNQKGESGSASGVAGTGFGMNSDLSGEKAEAAWKWIWFYSGPEGSAIRQRFGRLPAYNLKAPDDVDPMIKKLINYVGSIPMGYVLDSVVGAEGIGIFNNDLQEMMFGLTTPKDVASKLEEWVNENDRSN; this comes from the coding sequence ATGAAAAAGAGAGAGATAGTACGACTATTCGTACTATGCAGCTTTTGTGTTAGCACAGCTCTTCTCGTGGGGTGTAATAAAAAAGGAGAGGAGGCAACTACACAAGAATCGGGTACAATTACCTTGTCGGCTTATCATTATCTTGATCAAACCGATAAAACCACGGCCCCCAATTTCCAGGCACTGGTCGAGGCGTTTAATAAAAAGTATCCGAATATCAAAATAAATTTTGAATTCGGATATGGTGAAGCCTATCACACAAAGCTACAAACCCTTGCAGCCTCAGGTCAGTTACCGGATATGATGGTTGTCTATCCGGGAAAACGAACCGCCTATATCACTTCAGAAGGTCATGTTCAGGACCTTCGGCCCCGATTCTCCGGCCATGAAAGTGAATTTGCCTCAATTGCCTTGAAATCGCAAGGACCCAACGGGGAAATGTGGGAGATTCCCGAGGACATCAGCGTTACTTCAATCATGTATACAAACAATAAGCTGTTGAAAGAATTGGGACTCACCTTTCCAAAAACTTTGGATGAACTGATTGCCCAGGGAGAAACTATCAGGCAGGCAGGGCTGATTCCCATTTCAATGGCAAATAAGGATGCCTGGCCTATGCAGTCCTGTCTTGCAAGTATGCTTGCGGAACGGACAGGCGGAATGGAATGGTTCGACAAGGCTGTAAAAGGCGACGGAGCCGGGTTCGATGATGATGTTTTTGTTCGCGCTTTGGAGATTATTAATTTCTTACATGAAAAAGAGATGTTTTCGCCCGGCATAAACCAGCTTGCCTACATGCAAGGGTTAGACGATTTTGTGAATGAGCGAGCCGTTTACTTCATCGACGGCGGATGGATGGTCAATAATATGGTCGGGGAACTTTCCGATGAACAGAAAGAATACATGTCTCTGGAGTCTTTCCCCGATATTCCGAATCAGAAAGGGGAAAGCGGTTCGGCATCTGGAGTCGCTGGCACCGGATTCGGTATGAACTCGGACTTAAGCGGCGAAAAGGCCGAGGCGGCATGGAAGTGGATTTGGTTTTATTCCGGACCCGAGGGTTCCGCCATCAGACAGAGATTTGGAAGACTTCCAGCCTATAACCTGAAGGCTCCTGATGATGTCGACCCCATGATAAAAAAACTCATCAACTATGTCGGTTCAATTCCTATGGGATATGTTCTTGATTCCGTCGTAGGTGCCGAGGGAATCGGTATATTTAATAATGATCTTCAGGAAATGATGTTTGGATTGACCACACCAAAGGATGTTGCAAGCAAACTTGAGGAATGGGTAAACGAAAACGACAGATCCAACTAA